A portion of the Mustela erminea isolate mMusErm1 chromosome 19, mMusErm1.Pri, whole genome shotgun sequence genome contains these proteins:
- the LOC116580148 gene encoding C-type lectin domain family 18 member A-like isoform X1, giving the protein MLGPAPSTRLGRPRPGLLPVLLALLGMAWTEPKLLPLQEEQAPMPGALSSKETFLLLSMHNRLRSRVQPPAANMQRMDWSESLAQWAQARAALCGAPVLSPASAPRAPQQVGWNVQLLPAGSASFVSVVGLWFAERRWYSHAAAECAHNATCTHYTQLVWATSSQLGCGRHRCSGAQAEMEAFVCAYSPGGNWEVNGKTIVPYKKGSWCSLCTASVSGCFKAWDHAGGLCEVPRNPCRMSCRNDGRLNVSTCHCHCPPGYTGRYCQVRCSVQCVHGRFREEECSCVCDVGYGGAQCATKVHFPFHTCDLRIDGDCFLVSSEADTYYGAKMKCQGKGGMLAQIESQKVQDILAFYLGRLETTNEVTDSDFETRNFWIGLTYKTTKDSFRWTTGEHQSFTSFAFGQPDNQGFGNCVELQASAAFNWNDQRCKTRNRYICQFAEEHISRWDLGP; this is encoded by the exons ATGCTGGGGCCGGCGCCCTCCACCCGGCTGGGGCGCCCCCGGCCCGGCCTCCTGCCCGTGCTCCTGGCTCTCCTTGGCATGGCCTGGACAGAGCCGAAGTTACTCCCACTGCAGGAGGAACAGGCTCCGATGCCTGGAG CCCTGAGCAGTAAGGAGACGTTCCTGCTCCTCTCCATGCACAACCGTCTGCGTAGCCGGGTGCAGCCCCCCGCGGCCAACATGCAGAGAATG GACTGGAGCGAGAGCCTGGCCCAATGGGCTCAGGCCAGGGCGGCCCTGTGTGGTGCCCCAGTCCTGAGCCCCGCGTCAGCACCTCGAGCCCCCCAGCAAGTGGGCTGGAATGTGCAGCTGCTGCCGGCAGGCTCGGCGTCCTTCGTCAGCGTGGTGGGCCTGTGGTTCGCAGAGCGGCGGTGGTACAGCCACGCGGCCGCCGAGTGTGCCCACAACGCCACCTGCACCCACTACACTCAG CTCGTGTGGGCCACCTCGAGCCAGCTGGGCTGTGGGCGGCATCGGTGCTCTGGGGCCCAGGCCGAGATGGAAGCCTTCGTCTGTGCCTACTCTCCCGG GGGCAACTGGGAGGTAAATGGGAAGACCATCGTCCCCTATAAGAAGGGCTCCTGGTGTTCGCTCTGCACAGCCAGCGTCTCGGGCTGCTTCAAAGCCTGGGACCACGCAGGAGGGCTCTGTG AGGTCCCCAGGAACCCATGTCGCATGAGCTGCCGGAACGATGGACGTCTCAACGTCAGCACCTGCCACTGCCACTGTCCCCCCGGCTACACGGGCAGATACTGCCAAG TGCGCTGCAGCGTACAGTGTGTTCACGGCCGGTTCCGGGAAGAGGAGTGTTCCTGCGTCTGTGACGTCGGCTACGGGGGAGCCCAGTGTGCCA CCAAGGTGCACTTCCCCTTCCACACTTGTGACCTGAGGATCGACGGAGACTGCTTCCTGGTGTCTTCGGAGGCAGACACCTACTACGGAGCCAAGATGAAATGCCAG GGAAAGGGCGGGATGCTGGCCCAGATCGAGAGCCAGAAAGTGCAGGACATCCTCGCCTTCTACCTGGGCCGCCTGGAGACCACCAATGAGGTGACCGACAGTGACTTTGAGACCAGAAACTTCTGGATCG GGCTCACCTACAAGACCACCAAGGACTCCTTCCGCTGGACCACGGGGGAGCACCAGTCCTTTACGAGTTTTGCCTTTGGGCAGCCCGACAACCAGGG GTTCGGCAACTGCGTGGAACTACAGGCGTCCGCCGCCTTCAACTGGAACGACCAGCGCTGCAAAACCCGAAACCGTTACATCTGCCAGTTTG CTGAGGAGCACATTTCCCGGTGGGACCTGGGGCCCTGA
- the LOC116580148 gene encoding C-type lectin domain family 18 member C-like isoform X2, protein MLGPAPSTRLGRPRPGLLPVLLALLGMAWTEPKLLPLQEEQAPMPGALSSKETFLLLSMHNRLRSRVQPPAANMQRMDWSESLAQWAQARAALCGAPVLSPASAPRAPQQVGWNVQLLPAGSASFVSVVGLWFAERRWYSHAAAECAHNATCTHYTQLVWATSSQLGCGRHRCSGAQAEMEAFVCAYSPGGNWEVNGKTIVPYKKGSWCSLCTASVSGCFKAWDHAGGLCEVPRNPCRMSCRNDGRLNVSTCHCHCPPGYTGRYCQVRCSVQCVHGRFREEECSCVCDVGYGGAQCATKVHFPFHTCDLRIDGDCFLVSSEADTYYGAKMKCQKLLDRAHLQDHQGLLPLDHGGAPVLYEFCLWAARQPGVRQLRGTTGVRRLQLERPALQNPKPLHLPVC, encoded by the exons ATGCTGGGGCCGGCGCCCTCCACCCGGCTGGGGCGCCCCCGGCCCGGCCTCCTGCCCGTGCTCCTGGCTCTCCTTGGCATGGCCTGGACAGAGCCGAAGTTACTCCCACTGCAGGAGGAACAGGCTCCGATGCCTGGAG CCCTGAGCAGTAAGGAGACGTTCCTGCTCCTCTCCATGCACAACCGTCTGCGTAGCCGGGTGCAGCCCCCCGCGGCCAACATGCAGAGAATG GACTGGAGCGAGAGCCTGGCCCAATGGGCTCAGGCCAGGGCGGCCCTGTGTGGTGCCCCAGTCCTGAGCCCCGCGTCAGCACCTCGAGCCCCCCAGCAAGTGGGCTGGAATGTGCAGCTGCTGCCGGCAGGCTCGGCGTCCTTCGTCAGCGTGGTGGGCCTGTGGTTCGCAGAGCGGCGGTGGTACAGCCACGCGGCCGCCGAGTGTGCCCACAACGCCACCTGCACCCACTACACTCAG CTCGTGTGGGCCACCTCGAGCCAGCTGGGCTGTGGGCGGCATCGGTGCTCTGGGGCCCAGGCCGAGATGGAAGCCTTCGTCTGTGCCTACTCTCCCGG GGGCAACTGGGAGGTAAATGGGAAGACCATCGTCCCCTATAAGAAGGGCTCCTGGTGTTCGCTCTGCACAGCCAGCGTCTCGGGCTGCTTCAAAGCCTGGGACCACGCAGGAGGGCTCTGTG AGGTCCCCAGGAACCCATGTCGCATGAGCTGCCGGAACGATGGACGTCTCAACGTCAGCACCTGCCACTGCCACTGTCCCCCCGGCTACACGGGCAGATACTGCCAAG TGCGCTGCAGCGTACAGTGTGTTCACGGCCGGTTCCGGGAAGAGGAGTGTTCCTGCGTCTGTGACGTCGGCTACGGGGGAGCCCAGTGTGCCA CCAAGGTGCACTTCCCCTTCCACACTTGTGACCTGAGGATCGACGGAGACTGCTTCCTGGTGTCTTCGGAGGCAGACACCTACTACGGAGCCAAGATGAAATGCCAG AAACTTCTGGATCG GGCTCACCTACAAGACCACCAAGGACTCCTTCCGCTGGACCACGGGGGAGCACCAGTCCTTTACGAGTTTTGCCTTTGGGCAGCCCGACAACCAGGG GTTCGGCAACTGCGTGGAACTACAGGCGTCCGCCGCCTTCAACTGGAACGACCAGCGCTGCAAAACCCGAAACCGTTACATCTGCCAGTTTG CTGA